A genome region from Microplitis mediator isolate UGA2020A chromosome 4, iyMicMedi2.1, whole genome shotgun sequence includes the following:
- the LOC130666830 gene encoding fork head domain-containing protein FD4-like, with amino-acid sequence MPRPSRESYNGEQKPPYSYISLTAMAIWSSKEKMLPLAEIYRFIADRFPYYRRDTRRWQNSLRHNLSFNDCFIKVPRNPHTPGKGAYWALHPAALSMFENGSYLRRRKRFKLPKSAKEESKVLAETAARLASTNSLGSECSPAINHFSPSHHQSSHHHDNLHLYQDQNFALTQRQLDFLNFTSITGLSSINKEDDNASKRHHNTAIMTSDAQLSCSIDGLSSSSNNTRDSIESETRVMIKKPKPLVSPGKSFNIESIIKTSSPTSEQRPSRCLDLDADPVNQDILSPTQGLLPWHSNLYPGLSPLGNYSLNQAAAFYATALATANLFALHPGYQATKASLAETMVNSSLYNFYPSLLRLEPTVGMVQDFGAPALSLPALAMPPSEENSRVEIREINPYNAEDNSKARDLTS; translated from the exons ATGCCAAGACCATCGAGGGAATCGTACAATGGCGAGCAGAAGCCGCCGTATTCTTACATTTCATTAACAGCAATGGCAATTTGGTCATCGAAAGAAAAAATGCTGCCGCTTGCtgaaatttatcgttttattgcTGACCGTTTTCCGTATTATCGACGTGACACGAGACGGTGGCAAAATTCATTACgtcataatttatcatttaatgattgttttattaag GTCCCGCGGAATCCTCACACTCCAGGAAAAGGCGCTTACTGGGCCCTGCATCCCGCAGCCTTATCAATGTTCGAAAACGGATCGTACCTCCGACGTCGTAAGCGATTCAAGCTTCCAAAATCCGCCAAAGAAGAGAGCAAAGTTCTGGCTGAAACGGCAGCGAGATTGGCATCAACAAATTCCCTGGGATCTGAATGTTCCCCAGCTATTAATCACTTCTCTCCATCGCATCATCAATCTAGCCATCATCACGACAATCTTCACCTCTATCAAGATCAAAATTTCGCATTAACTCAACGCCAGCtagattttcttaattttacaTCAATAACCGGTCTCTCCTCAATTAATAAAGAGGATGATAACGCATCTAAGCGTCATCACAATACCGCGATAATGACCAGCGATGCCCAGCTATCATGTTCGATCGACGGATTATCCTCGTCATCAAACAATACTCGTGATTCAATAGAAAGTGAGACACGAGTGatgatcaaaaaaccaaaaccaCTCGTTTCACCCGGTAAATCATTCAATATTGAAAGTATTATCAAGACCAGTAGCCCGACAAGCGAACAACGACCCTCTAG ATGTTTGGATCTAGATGCGGACCCGGTGAACCAGGACATTCTGAGCCCAACTCAAGGTCTTTTGCCCTGGCACTCGAATTTATACCCGGGATTGAGTCCCTTGGGAAACTACTCCCTGAACCAGGCGGCGGCTTTCTACGCAACGGCACTCGCTACTGCTAATTTGTTTGCTCTGCATCCTGGGTACCAGGCCACGAAGGCTTCTCTGGCCGAGACGATGGTAAATTCGTCTCTGTACAATTTTTATCCCAGCCTCCTGAGACTCGAGCCAACTGTGGGCATGGTCCAGGATTTTGGAGCACCGGCTCTGAGTCTTCCTGCACTGGCGATGCCGCCGAGTGAAGAAAATTCGCGGGTGGAAATCCGCGAGATAAATCCGTACAATGCTGAAGATAATTCTAAAGCTAGAGATTTAACCTCgtga